A genomic segment from Candidatus Brocadia sinica JPN1 encodes:
- a CDS encoding aspartate aminotransferase family protein, with translation MTTNHIGPDAILRKKLEYLIPCVYHFYKKPMQIIKGQMQYLYDHTGKQYLDFYGGVSVMNAGHCNPEVVEKICEQMRTLQHTTAIYLTQPMIDLAEKLALITPPSLKRSFFCASGSEANEGAALLAQLYTKKHKFVAVQQGLHGRTKLTMNLTGLPMWRTDPNPSGDIVHIPGAYCYRCAYGLTYPLCDLRCARYLEDVVKNGEFAAFIVEPIQGNGGIITPPSGYFQLIRKILDTYNMLFITDEVQTGFGRTGEMFAIEHWNVIPDIMTMAKALANGTPIGAFITNDKIALSYTRPGASTTGGNPVSATAALATMDVIERYQLVQRAKDLGNYFKDKLIELQQRHKLMGEVRGKGLMLGVELVKENKIPAAEETDNILEDFKDRGILAGKTGVSRNVLTFQPPLVITREDIDRVIEALDEILFD, from the coding sequence ATGACAACAAACCATATAGGACCTGATGCCATTCTCCGGAAAAAGCTGGAATATCTTATTCCATGCGTTTACCATTTTTATAAAAAACCGATGCAGATCATCAAGGGTCAAATGCAGTACCTTTACGATCATACGGGTAAGCAGTATCTTGATTTTTATGGCGGGGTGTCTGTAATGAACGCAGGGCACTGTAACCCGGAGGTTGTGGAGAAGATCTGTGAGCAGATGAGAACGCTTCAGCATACCACCGCCATCTATCTCACCCAGCCCATGATAGACCTTGCTGAAAAACTGGCGCTGATTACCCCCCCGTCACTCAAACGGTCTTTCTTCTGTGCCAGCGGGTCCGAGGCCAATGAAGGTGCCGCGCTTCTTGCCCAATTGTATACTAAAAAACACAAATTTGTCGCCGTCCAGCAGGGGCTCCACGGCCGTACGAAGCTTACTATGAATCTTACAGGGCTTCCGATGTGGAGAACCGATCCCAATCCTTCTGGAGATATTGTCCACATTCCGGGGGCATACTGCTACCGATGTGCTTATGGACTTACATATCCCCTCTGCGATTTACGATGCGCAAGGTATCTTGAGGATGTTGTTAAAAACGGCGAGTTTGCAGCCTTTATTGTTGAACCAATTCAGGGTAACGGCGGTATTATCACACCGCCTTCCGGCTATTTTCAATTGATTCGGAAAATCCTTGACACCTATAATATGCTCTTTATAACGGATGAGGTGCAGACAGGGTTCGGTCGGACGGGAGAGATGTTTGCCATTGAGCATTGGAATGTTATACCCGATATTATGACTATGGCAAAGGCCCTGGCCAATGGCACTCCCATCGGAGCCTTTATCACAAATGATAAAATCGCCTTATCCTATACACGTCCTGGCGCTTCCACGACCGGCGGCAATCCCGTATCAGCTACGGCAGCACTGGCGACAATGGACGTTATTGAAAGGTATCAGCTCGTGCAAAGGGCAAAAGACCTTGGAAACTATTTTAAAGACAAACTGATTGAACTGCAACAAAGGCATAAGCTTATGGGAGAGGTGCGCGGAAAGGGACTAATGCTGGGTGTTGAACTGGTCAAGGAGAATAAGATTCCTGCAGCCGAAGAAACAGACAACATCCTCGAAGATTTCAAAGATCGTGGTATCTTAGCGGGAAAAACGGGTGTATCACGGAATGTGCTTACTTTCCAGCCGCCTTTGGTAATTACACGTGAAGATATAGATCGTGTGATAGAGGCTTTGGACGAGATACTTTTTGACTGA
- a CDS encoding exosortase C-terminal domain/associated protein EpsI yields MNKKKKGLIPIALLLCAIIYCFGFPKAKYESLNILSQLKIPLEINGWQGRDVEQEWNMEGEEYNFVSQALDREYVNADGKNLFLLVLDAGNFHNPKVCSNSSGFKVIELNNLEFHVVNRTFQAHSLYTEKDADGFLIIYWICIDKNVVDWTEQKIKQLWFSLINKKRAGLMIRVDVPTKEDTIGDALKLAEDFIADLGWAMSSDQASYIFGNPGTVADLSLK; encoded by the coding sequence ATGAATAAGAAGAAAAAAGGATTGATACCTATCGCATTGTTGTTATGCGCTATTATTTATTGCTTCGGTTTTCCAAAAGCAAAATATGAAAGCCTGAATATCCTTTCCCAATTGAAAATACCGCTTGAGATTAACGGATGGCAGGGAAGGGATGTGGAGCAAGAATGGAATATGGAGGGCGAAGAATATAATTTTGTTAGCCAGGCATTGGATCGTGAATATGTCAATGCAGATGGTAAAAATCTTTTTTTACTCGTACTGGATGCAGGCAATTTTCACAATCCAAAGGTATGTTCTAATAGTTCCGGCTTTAAAGTCATTGAATTAAATAACCTTGAGTTTCATGTAGTAAATCGTACATTTCAAGCTCATAGTCTTTATACCGAAAAGGATGCCGATGGTTTTCTGATAATTTATTGGATTTGTATCGATAAAAACGTCGTTGATTGGACAGAACAGAAAATAAAACAGTTATGGTTCTCATTGATTAATAAAAAAAGGGCTGGTCTCATGATCCGAGTTGATGTGCCCACGAAAGAAGATACTATCGGGGACGCCTTGAAATTGGCGGAAGATTTTATTGCAGATTTAGGATGGGCAATGTCTTCAGATCAGGCAAGCTATATTTTCGGAAATCCAGGAACAGTTGCTGATCTATCTCTAAAGTAA
- a CDS encoding DUF362 domain-containing protein, translating to MRITRYPLFYVIGISIYLILNLRWRYVFKHLFLRPKTKKVHLQQIPNVYKDNDKILVSLVQGEDIYAMLKEGIELLGGLEKLDIQGKSVLIKPNIVNRYPNPANTNPLVIKHLIKLLHKSGVSKILVGDMSAIFTLPTKKNAMKSGIWEAIQTDGATFVPFEDHGWVEVDIPHGRFMKKAMVSEIIYSVDRIINVPVIKTHNYANYSISLKNFIGAIHPQQRPYFIAPDFWDEVVAEMNIAYTPHLNILDGTKIFVKGGPTKGTVATPNLIIATGDRIAADVVGLSIIRAFGGRERTSSNKDVWEQRQVKRAIDLHLGVSDPSELKIISKSLSTNKPNFDKLIEEVQHYLNK from the coding sequence ATGCGAATCACAAGATACCCACTTTTTTACGTTATTGGAATATCCATCTATCTCATCTTAAACCTTCGCTGGCGATACGTATTCAAACACCTCTTCTTAAGACCAAAAACAAAAAAGGTACATCTGCAGCAGATTCCCAATGTCTACAAAGACAATGATAAAATCCTCGTGTCTCTGGTACAAGGCGAAGACATTTATGCCATGCTCAAGGAAGGCATAGAACTTTTGGGTGGGCTGGAAAAGTTAGATATTCAGGGTAAATCTGTACTCATAAAACCTAACATCGTTAATCGTTATCCGAACCCTGCCAATACAAATCCCCTCGTGATAAAGCATCTCATAAAACTCCTGCATAAGTCGGGGGTTTCTAAGATACTTGTCGGCGATATGTCAGCCATTTTTACGCTTCCTACGAAGAAAAACGCCATGAAATCAGGCATATGGGAGGCCATTCAAACAGATGGCGCGACGTTTGTCCCCTTTGAGGATCATGGCTGGGTGGAAGTTGACATACCCCACGGAAGATTTATGAAAAAGGCCATGGTCTCGGAGATTATCTATTCTGTAGACAGGATTATCAACGTCCCTGTTATTAAAACCCATAATTATGCCAACTACAGTATTTCACTAAAGAACTTTATTGGCGCGATCCATCCGCAGCAACGTCCCTACTTCATTGCGCCGGATTTCTGGGATGAGGTTGTTGCCGAGATGAACATTGCCTATACGCCCCATCTCAACATCCTGGATGGGACAAAGATTTTTGTAAAGGGCGGACCTACAAAAGGCACCGTGGCCACACCCAACCTCATTATTGCCACCGGCGACAGAATTGCTGCCGACGTTGTAGGATTAAGCATTATCCGGGCATTTGGCGGGCGGGAAAGAACCAGCAGCAATAAGGATGTCTGGGAACAACGGCAGGTCAAAAGGGCAATCGATCTGCACCTTGGCGTCAGTGATCCTTCCGAACTGAAAATCATATCCAAAAGCCTCAGTACAAACAAACCCAATTTTGATAAACTCATAGAGGAGGTTCAACACTATTTGAATAAATAA
- a CDS encoding multiheme c-type cytochrome, whose product MAKAHPIYDRHYCDYFRGYVMFYKPIKLLRIFLPIFTLIFCFLPVSCVIYPELVEKGTKSPRAERCGDCHRDIYAEWKDSPHASSFINSAFREETNEYQFTFCIGCHAPETIFTNEKIAPRSVNREEGVNCNTCHLNDCKLSGPTPAHGPHPIAEKNPFFRTSELCGKCHISTFLAWQKSDTAEGRKTCQDCHMPAIKRKLIQDDPWQKIYPKRDGKQHLFSSLAMFHGNENLLKLSFIQVTRSEGKIKGVLELENTDIPHSVPTGDYGYREVIVTTELLDKTGQIIDLKKESLFIELKTALPYKGKKCIPFCFGWNENSSVIKATVIRTSFHKDRNILLSETIHKL is encoded by the coding sequence ATGGCAAAGGCCCATCCCATTTATGATCGTCATTACTGCGATTATTTTCGTGGTTACGTTATGTTTTATAAACCCATAAAACTGCTCCGGATATTTCTCCCCATTTTCACTTTAATTTTTTGTTTTCTTCCGGTTAGTTGTGTCATCTATCCTGAGTTGGTGGAAAAAGGGACAAAATCTCCTAGAGCCGAACGGTGCGGAGATTGCCATAGAGATATTTATGCCGAGTGGAAGGACTCACCCCATGCCAGCAGTTTCATCAATAGTGCATTTAGGGAAGAGACCAATGAATATCAGTTTACCTTTTGCATAGGATGCCATGCCCCCGAAACCATTTTTACGAATGAAAAGATTGCACCACGTAGTGTGAACCGGGAGGAGGGTGTAAATTGCAACACCTGTCACCTGAATGACTGCAAATTAAGTGGTCCTACACCTGCACACGGACCGCACCCCATTGCAGAAAAGAATCCATTTTTCAGGACAAGTGAGCTCTGTGGTAAATGTCATATAAGTACGTTTCTGGCATGGCAGAAATCAGATACAGCAGAGGGGAGGAAAACCTGCCAGGACTGCCATATGCCTGCAATAAAGCGAAAGCTTATTCAGGATGACCCCTGGCAGAAAATCTATCCTAAAAGAGATGGGAAACAGCACCTTTTCTCATCTCTGGCCATGTTTCATGGAAATGAGAATCTGTTAAAATTATCCTTTATACAAGTAACCCGTTCGGAAGGAAAGATTAAAGGTGTATTGGAATTAGAAAATACAGACATTCCTCACAGCGTACCCACCGGGGATTATGGATACAGGGAAGTTATTGTAACGACCGAACTGTTGGATAAAACGGGCCAGATTATAGATTTAAAAAAAGAAAGCCTGTTTATCGAATTGAAAACGGCTTTACCGTACAAGGGGAAAAAATGCATTCCCTTTTGCTTTGGCTGGAATGAGAATTCATCTGTAATTAAAGCTACCGTGATCCGAACATCCTTTCATAAAGACAGAAATATTTTATTGTCAGAAACGATCCATAAACTTTAA
- the cobK gene encoding precorrin-6A reductase, with product MILVLSGTEEGKEIVRRLHEEGLDSLTTVATEYGKKMFEQMGLETVCLQGRLDAHGFSWLIKEKGIDTVIDATHPYAIEASQNAMDACKKTNTRYLRFERQEMEIPMHPLIHKVKTMAEAIDRSRTFGKRIFLTTGISSVAKFIILKDEKELYVRILPVPEHIALCLDMGIPPTRIIAMHGPFSEDLNRAMFRQYHISTMVTKDSGEVGGVLEKIHAALKEGIDTIVIGRPGIDFPQKYSSIDEVINMVKMH from the coding sequence ATGATTCTTGTCCTGTCAGGCACTGAAGAAGGCAAAGAGATCGTCAGAAGACTCCACGAAGAGGGATTGGATTCCCTGACGACCGTTGCAACGGAATATGGTAAAAAGATGTTTGAACAGATGGGTTTAGAGACCGTTTGTTTGCAGGGTCGTTTGGACGCTCATGGATTTTCATGGTTAATCAAAGAAAAGGGAATAGATACAGTAATAGATGCAACTCACCCTTATGCGATAGAGGCGTCTCAGAATGCAATGGATGCCTGTAAAAAAACCAATACGCGGTACCTCCGCTTTGAAAGGCAGGAGATGGAGATTCCAATGCATCCCTTGATCCACAAGGTTAAGACTATGGCTGAGGCCATAGACAGGTCCAGGACATTTGGGAAAAGAATATTTCTGACAACGGGCATATCAAGCGTTGCTAAATTTATCATCCTGAAGGATGAAAAAGAATTGTATGTGCGCATCCTCCCTGTACCTGAGCATATTGCTTTGTGTCTGGATATGGGGATTCCACCCACACGTATTATCGCCATGCACGGTCCGTTCTCAGAGGATTTGAACCGGGCTATGTTCAGGCAGTATCATATTAGTACGATGGTGACAAAAGACAGTGGCGAGGTGGGAGGCGTGCTCGAAAAGATTCATGCGGCGCTCAAAGAAGGGATAGACACGATAGTCATCGGGAGACCGGGAATAGACTTTCCTCAAAAATACTCGTCTATTGATGAGGTGATAAATATGGTTAAAATGCATTAA
- a CDS encoding alpha/beta hydrolase gives MIEECVHFHSDKLRLEGILTYNEDMQSSPAILLCAPHPNLGGDMDNNVITSIARVSVSMGFVSLRFNYRGVGNSECHIKGVAQRFQYWDTSLNGGDYTDAVADTHAALHFLVSQIGVTQEIFLAGYSFGAVAGMRVGAESKHVKAFASLSTPFGRYTLDFLQECKKSKLFIYSRNDFAATAEDTLRGFEGLSSPKILELIEDSDHFYRGQEDGLSQKVCAFFKLQINR, from the coding sequence ATGATTGAGGAATGCGTACATTTTCATTCAGATAAACTGAGGTTAGAAGGTATCCTGACATATAACGAAGATATGCAGTCATCCCCGGCAATCCTGTTATGTGCACCGCACCCCAATTTGGGTGGTGACATGGATAACAATGTTATTACGAGCATTGCCCGGGTATCAGTCAGCATGGGATTTGTATCCCTTCGGTTTAACTACCGGGGCGTGGGAAATAGTGAATGTCATATAAAGGGCGTTGCCCAGAGATTCCAATACTGGGATACATCCCTCAATGGCGGTGACTATACTGATGCCGTTGCGGATACCCATGCGGCTCTTCATTTTTTGGTTTCACAAATTGGCGTAACCCAGGAAATTTTTCTGGCAGGATATTCATTCGGCGCCGTCGCAGGCATGAGGGTGGGCGCAGAAAGCAAACACGTGAAGGCATTCGCTTCTCTATCAACGCCTTTTGGTCGGTACACCCTGGATTTTTTACAGGAATGCAAAAAGAGTAAATTATTTATTTACAGCCGGAATGATTTTGCAGCAACAGCGGAGGATACTCTAAGAGGTTTTGAAGGTCTATCATCCCCAAAAATTTTGGAATTAATAGAAGATAGTGATCATTTCTACAGAGGGCAAGAGGACGGCCTTTCACAAAAGGTCTGCGCCTTTTTTAAACTCCAAATCAACAGATGA
- a CDS encoding exosortase/archaeosortase family protein: MIHYFIWILTASLYTPLFFVLYRHGWKSSDYTHAYFIIPVFFWLVWRKRALLRESIQKSTPGNNFFGLSILLLGIFLFTFGWRQDYRFLTALSLLPVLYGLVSYLYGLKVTKILSFPILYLILLAPIPTGIIDSVTLPMRYGLSVATETILKLFHYPITREGLLLTIGKTDLFMGQPCSGFRSIVTMFSLALIYAYINKGSISKKGVLVSSIIPLALVGNLIRIITLCLITYYFGEEAGQGFFHSMSGVVIFVFIILGLIGLEYLLERCRITR, translated from the coding sequence ATGATCCACTATTTCATTTGGATACTAACGGCATCACTTTATACCCCTCTTTTTTTTGTGCTTTATCGTCATGGCTGGAAGTCTTCTGATTATACGCACGCCTATTTTATCATACCTGTATTCTTTTGGCTTGTGTGGCGTAAACGCGCACTCCTGAGAGAGTCCATTCAAAAGAGTACACCGGGCAACAACTTCTTTGGCCTTTCTATCCTGCTATTGGGAATTTTTCTGTTTACTTTTGGTTGGCGGCAGGACTATCGGTTTCTTACTGCGCTTTCTTTACTTCCGGTTCTGTATGGATTGGTAAGTTATCTTTACGGATTAAAAGTAACAAAGATCTTATCTTTTCCTATTCTTTATCTGATATTGCTTGCGCCGATTCCCACCGGAATTATTGATAGCGTTACCCTGCCTATGCGTTATGGCCTTTCCGTTGCCACGGAGACGATCTTAAAACTTTTTCATTATCCAATCACAAGGGAAGGGCTTTTATTAACGATTGGCAAGACTGATTTGTTTATGGGACAACCTTGTAGTGGATTTCGTTCTATCGTTACGATGTTTTCTTTGGCTTTAATTTATGCATATATAAATAAGGGCAGCATATCCAAAAAAGGTGTCCTTGTCTCTTCCATTATTCCTCTTGCGCTCGTGGGCAATCTTATCCGGATTATAACCTTATGCCTTATCACCTATTATTTTGGCGAGGAAGCTGGCCAGGGATTTTTTCATAGCATGAGCGGCGTTGTAATATTCGTGTTTATCATTCTGGGATTAATTGGATTGGAATATTTGCTTGAAAGATGCAGGATAACAAGATGA
- a CDS encoding PEP-CTERM sorting domain-containing protein (PEP-CTERM proteins occur, often in large numbers, in the proteomes of bacteria that also encode an exosortase, a predicted intramembrane cysteine proteinase. The presence of a PEP-CTERM domain at a protein's C-terminus predicts cleavage within the sorting domain, followed by covalent anchoring to some some component of the (usually Gram-negative) cell surface. Many PEP-CTERM proteins exhibit an unusual sequence composition that includes large numbers of potential glycosylation sites. Expression of one such protein has been shown restore the ability of a bacterium to form floc, a type of biofilm.): MEKWTLGILTLLISLTISLNSVFAKSGGGGRPVPVPEPVSCLLFLAGGATLVTLRRLRSKKNSKVFNEHSQDANVQ; encoded by the coding sequence ATGGAAAAGTGGACTCTTGGAATATTAACATTATTGATATCGCTTACGATATCGTTAAACAGTGTATTTGCAAAGAGTGGCGGCGGAGGAAGACCTGTGCCTGTGCCAGAACCTGTAAGCTGCCTGCTCTTTCTAGCGGGCGGCGCTACCTTGGTAACTTTACGGCGCTTAAGAAGTAAAAAGAATTCCAAAGTTTTCAATGAACATTCGCAGGACGCCAACGTACAATAG
- a CDS encoding peptidase U32 family protein — protein MKLSETKIELLAPAGRWEALTAVIDAGADAVYIGGKRFNMRLHRSDFNFTDEQIVEAVRYVHSKNAKLYITVNNLLCNDEINAAGHFLNFLSEIQVDAIIVQDLGVLNLIRKMGIPTPVHISTMMNIHNIESALTLKDLGISRIVTSRDISLDQVKEIQEKAGIEVEYFVHGDLCVCQSGQCYASGVLFSKSANRGECMKPCRWHYTLVESVSGQPIGDLPSGHLLAMKDMCLLRHIPDLIHAGVCSFKIEGRMRHADFLKEVVGIYRKAIDTYLDNPAAYYLNSTEYEQLYNHRVREFTTSMAFTPASASLVDISGSREPLFLSRAAKETSLSKEDIYTDPFEFQIKEDTEKEEIINFQTAHSDIRHPLLSVKISSMNALKSALDEGADRIYISGEVSPLKKEFWTKASYREACKRVHDAGKTIGIGTPRITTSREMADMAWLFEQAASSGIDYVLVHNLGAIRLAKKFGLNILGDYSLNVLNVQAFNLLEELEVSGVTAALECSYKHLKQLSYKAPLPVECVVHGPVPGMILEHCIPAMVTSKSHKKDHCRQVCQYMGYALRDEREEVRPIENDQYCRTHLLLARDICVLPYLHSFVQTGTKVLRIEAQYYNDSLVKTLVSMYHKYLSIYAEHPGISLPIQESEWDILTENSPRGFNLGGYAQDITHSKSTAEVMKSIRQ, from the coding sequence ATGAAATTATCAGAAACCAAAATTGAACTTCTTGCACCCGCAGGCCGCTGGGAGGCATTGACTGCTGTAATAGATGCCGGCGCCGATGCAGTATATATCGGCGGCAAGCGCTTTAACATGCGGCTTCACAGGTCAGATTTCAATTTTACAGACGAACAAATTGTAGAAGCCGTACGATATGTCCACTCAAAGAACGCGAAACTGTACATTACCGTAAACAATCTTCTCTGTAATGATGAGATAAACGCTGCAGGGCACTTCCTTAACTTTTTGAGTGAAATTCAGGTAGATGCTATTATTGTCCAGGATCTGGGTGTTTTAAATCTGATCAGGAAGATGGGCATTCCCACACCTGTCCATATCAGTACAATGATGAATATCCATAATATTGAATCCGCATTAACACTGAAAGACTTGGGGATAAGCCGTATTGTTACATCCCGGGACATTTCCCTTGACCAGGTGAAGGAAATACAGGAAAAGGCCGGAATTGAAGTTGAGTATTTTGTGCATGGCGACTTGTGTGTTTGCCAGAGCGGGCAATGCTATGCCAGCGGCGTGCTTTTCAGTAAGAGCGCAAATCGCGGTGAGTGTATGAAACCGTGTCGCTGGCATTATACCCTCGTAGAAAGTGTTTCAGGACAACCCATAGGAGACCTGCCTTCGGGTCACTTACTGGCTATGAAGGATATGTGCCTCTTGAGACATATTCCTGACCTTATTCATGCGGGAGTATGCTCCTTTAAAATAGAGGGTCGCATGAGACATGCCGATTTCCTGAAAGAAGTCGTCGGCATCTATCGTAAGGCAATAGATACCTATCTTGATAATCCCGCAGCTTATTATCTAAATTCAACAGAGTATGAACAACTCTATAATCACCGGGTACGCGAATTTACAACGTCAATGGCATTCACACCTGCGTCCGCTTCTCTTGTCGATATCTCGGGGAGTCGTGAACCCCTCTTCTTAAGCCGTGCAGCAAAAGAGACATCACTTTCAAAAGAGGATATTTATACTGATCCCTTTGAATTTCAAATTAAAGAGGACACTGAGAAAGAAGAAATAATCAACTTTCAAACGGCACACTCAGATATAAGACATCCACTATTATCAGTAAAAATAAGCTCTATGAACGCCCTGAAGTCGGCGTTGGATGAGGGTGCAGACCGTATCTATATTAGCGGAGAAGTCTCACCATTGAAAAAAGAGTTTTGGACAAAGGCATCATACCGGGAGGCATGCAAGAGGGTCCATGATGCCGGGAAAACCATTGGAATAGGCACACCCCGCATAACTACTTCCCGCGAGATGGCTGATATGGCATGGTTATTTGAGCAGGCGGCATCATCAGGTATCGATTATGTGCTTGTTCATAATCTGGGTGCAATACGTCTGGCAAAGAAATTCGGATTAAATATTTTGGGAGACTATTCATTAAACGTCCTGAACGTACAAGCTTTCAACCTTCTTGAAGAATTGGAAGTCTCCGGAGTCACAGCCGCCCTGGAATGTTCCTATAAACATTTGAAACAATTATCTTACAAAGCGCCGTTACCCGTAGAATGTGTCGTTCATGGACCAGTTCCCGGTATGATACTCGAACACTGTATCCCGGCCATGGTGACCTCTAAATCACATAAAAAAGATCACTGCCGACAGGTGTGCCAATATATGGGATACGCACTCAGAGATGAACGGGAAGAAGTACGACCCATCGAAAATGATCAGTACTGCCGTACCCATCTCCTGTTAGCAAGAGATATCTGTGTATTGCCATACCTTCATTCCTTTGTGCAGACTGGCACAAAAGTATTACGGATTGAGGCACAATATTATAATGACTCCTTGGTAAAAACCCTGGTGAGCATGTATCATAAATATTTAAGCATATATGCAGAACACCCTGGTATTTCATTGCCGATACAGGAAAGTGAATGGGACATATTAACTGAAAATAGTCCAAGGGGATTTAACCTGGGCGGCTATGCGCAGGATATAACTCACTCAAAAAGTACAGCAGAGGTAATGAAGAGTATCAGACAGTGA